In Denticeps clupeoides chromosome 1, fDenClu1.1, whole genome shotgun sequence, a single window of DNA contains:
- the selenon gene encoding selenoprotein N, protein MSAAAEDDSGPRERPAADPPPGSRVWGFLRAAVALLAVPLLGFAVKSYQDGELLRRRDAGLKALGADGLFLFTSLDADRDLYLSPEEFKPIAEKLTGMVTPSDYEEDVTSDPDGETLTVRAKMQPLLLDSMTKSKDGFLGVTHSSLSGLRSWQNPAVSSSTFPASQFKVFLPPSNKGAVGDTWWVVPSELNIFTGYLPNNRYQPPTPRGKEVLIHSLLSMFHPRPFVKSRFAPQGAVACIRAISDFYYDIVFRIHAEFQLNEVPNFPFWFTPGQFTGNVVLSRDSTHVREFHLYVPSDRSLNVDMEWLYGASESSNMEVDIGYLPQMELRSAGPSVPLVIHDEQGNVVDTQKQGGEPIHFVFEEIHWTAAISREEAARHVEVTFYPFKKVSYLSFSEAFNRAQAEKKLVHSILLWGALDDQSCUGSGRTLRETVLESSPVLALLNQSFISSWTLVKELEDLQADEGNLVLSEKARLHLEKYSFPVEMMVALPNGTVVHHINANNFLDQTSMKPEEDEAPFSFSGGFEDPSTSTYLRFLEEGLEKAKEYLEP, encoded by the exons ATGTCCGCCGCGGCGGAGGACGACAGCGGCCCCCGGGAGCGGCCTGCCGCGGACCCGCCGCCCGGCTCCCGTGTCTGGGGGTTCCTCCGCGCCGCGGTCGCGTTGCTGGCGGTCCCCCTGCTGGGTTTCGCCGTGAAGAGTTACCAGGACGGAGAGCTGCTGAGGAGACGC GACGCGGGGCTGAAGGCGCTGGGCGCGGACGGCCTTTTCCTCTTCACTTCCCTGGACGCGGACCGGGATCTTTATCTCAGCCCGGAGGAGTTCAAGCCCATAGCAGAGAAACTCACAG GGATGGTCACGCCCAGCGACTACGAGGAGgacgtgacctctgaccctgatgGAGAGACCCTAACCGTGCGAGCGAAAATGCAGCCTTTGTTGTTGGATTCTATGACCAAGAGCAAGGATGGCTTTTTAGGG GTCACTCACAGCTCCCTCAGCGGGCTGCGCTCCTGGCAGAATCCCGCGGTGTCCTCCTCCACGTTTCCAGCCAGCCAGTTCAAGGTCTTCCTGCCCCCCAGCAACAAGGGTGCGGTCGGAGACACGTGGTGGGTGGTCCCCAGCGAGTTAAACATCTTCACTGGCTACCTGCCCAACAACCGCTACCAACCTCCGACGCCACGGGGCAAAGAG GTTCTCATTCACTCCCTGCTGAGCATGTTCCACCCTCGGCCCTTTGTCAAATCGCGGTTTGCCCCTCAGGGAGCTGTCGCTTGCATTCGGGCCATAAGTGACTTCTACTATGACATTGTGTTCAG AATCCATGCTGAGTTTCAGCTGAACGAAGTCCCAAACTTCCCCTTCTGGTTCACGCCGGGACAGTTTACAGGCAACGTTGTTTTGTCACGTGATTCGACCCACGTCCGCGAATTCCATCTCTACGTCCCCAGTGACAG GTCCCTTAATGTGGATATGGAGTGGCTGTACGGGGCCAGCGAGAGCAGCAACATGGAGGTGGACATCGGCTACTTGCCGCAG ATGGAGCTTCGCTCTGCGGGACCTTCGGTTCCTTTAGTCATTCATGACGAGCAGGGCAATGTGGTTGACACCCAGAAGCAGGGCGGTGAACCTATTCACTTTGTCTTCGAGGAGATCCACTGGACTGCTGCAATTAGTCGGGAGGAAGCTGCCAGACACGTTGAGGTCACCTTCTATCCCTTCAAGAAG GTCTCTTATCTGTCGTTCAGCGAGGCCTTCAACCGAGCCCAAGCAGAGAAGAAGTTGGTGCACTCCATTCTTCTTTGGGGAGCACTGGACGATCAGTCGTGCTGAG GTTCCGGGCGAACTCTCCGGGAGACAGTCCTGGAAAGTTCGCCCGTCTTGGCTTTGCTCAACCAGAGCTTCATCAGCAGCTGGACTTTGGTCAAAGAGCTGGAGGACCTGCAG GCTGATGAAGGAAACCTGGTTTTGAGTGAAAAGGCCCGTTTACACCTGGAAAAGTACAGTTTCCCTGTGGAGATGATGGTTGCGCTGCCGAACGGTACAGTG GTCCATCACATTAATGCCAACAACTTCTTGGACCAGACTTCAATGAAGCCAGAAGAAGACGAGGCTCCGTTCAGCTTCTCCGGAGGGTTTGAAGACCCCTCCACTTCTACATACCTGCGCTTCCTGGAGGAGGGGCTAGAGAAGGCTAAGGAATACCTGGAACCATAA
- the znf593 gene encoding zinc finger protein 593 yields the protein MGKSKQVGNHKSNKKNNIAKTWKTKRRTKDLDEIHVDMKPANAAALLKQAVDHDATGCAQHYCLHCARYFVDLKTMKEHFRSKVHKKRLKRLREEPYTQEEAERAAGMGSYVPPKKVEVHTQPVEEQMNS from the exons ATGGGAAAGTCCAAGCAGGTAGGGAACCACAAGAGCAACAAGAAGAACAACATCGCCAAGACGTGGAAGACCAAGCGCAGGACGAAGGACCTCGATGAGATCCACGTTGATATGAAGCCTGCCAATGCGGCCGCGTTGCTGAAGCAGGCTGTCGACCACGACGCCACTGGCTGCGCGCAACACTACTGTCTGCACTGCGC GCGGTACTTTGTCGATTTGAAAACAATGAAGGAGCACTTTAGGTCTAAGGTTCACAAGAAGAG ACTGAAGCGTTTACGAGAAGAACCTTACACTCAAGAGGAGGCAGAGAGGGCGGCTGGCATGGGCTCTTACGTCCCCCCCAAGAAAGTTGAAGTTCACACCCAGCCTGTGGAGGAGCAGATGAACAGTTAA
- the rlf gene encoding zinc finger protein Rlf — MADGASESEPDWGERIMHSAEDTFLVMDSLQATLQRLECELRQQDVSEKASGEYCNNFCQALMHYAGSRNSIEHGLALLEVYCLSINCFAAARPHLTAASDNVALVLKRLALSCFELLLSVPISDIPYHAWMQFHHSVQVAHDSLIEYGSTDLQALVHITQGGGPWEIPVLRNLLEGQPMDTQELNGLIALEGESFMEMRIKHLEKYGEVEKALALNKACANCNLIPNQGTFRYNFVSQMCKLLPNDEAIMEISRLDGKDVLDLICNMETDGDENTAFILCTTYFTQQLQQENLNCAWELTLLWSKLQRRLELSLESFLERCLQFGAIAKTAHHLLFLIQVVQTEAVHLGLPISVQLCVKALQLPGQADPETKMAVCKTVACLLCEDLEVLRACQLTEFLLGPSQLALASVEELYVQPDQKYDEESSIIPNSLRCELLLALKAHWPFDPEFWDWKTLRRCCVRLLGLEPEEEEEEEEEEEPSQEVNLPLEIKDVEWEEEKEDDEDAEEQQDSDDEVSEETCSINNCGDEIDCTRKTEENPKLSPSKKTGCSERYLRWQKYKIYCQLCEKEVIEARFFHHCRKHVKNGVFTCPVCLQTFHGKQEFVSHTSQHIHMPNKVSRPPKKKKAKRRVDLEKEMEEDELDELEPAEMALDPSLWTYYQSTQDPDVLDHILEQTDSLPKKPEDQDHITFEYISTHFELQDREVYPCPATNCSKNFRLFKYLSVHLKAEHEDADESVRHYFAMKDRREKCPFCRRHFVTAYHHRRHRRVHYGERPYMCAVSDCGARFNTTSELVAHKQGHGFRLSYRCELQGCSLSFCDLGQLYHHEAQHFRDAAYNCTGPGCKKFYYSRKEFLKHLATHGISFTEEDFEEQRKSKRKLVDPVMEEVSMTNMAAVTSVVNGIQEHSSSAGSLPSRNLDCKGLTGALTHVAVCFDGKMFTCGFENCGKTFTKARDVQRHLKCVHPEQLAAEEKGHKKLEKSSKFKATKTDERAQDVDLPSPGPSPEDVSTINLVNPPTSESNITPEDLLCDILLGLRELSLNCSSPRKACQPISKVTPVPSPPTTSARSSSKPNKKTESDSTCQSEVETATSLPQEGEAQSADTESQTNNLISSFLVLSTNKPYTCDVKGCSYQSVTSRALLRHYVTKHDYSKEEVKATKKFLSHMFRPFKCHLCPKSYKQKKELRLHYLQMHKISEIVLEQMSCSVKRREEAKEAEQPKARVKQNLQKEKLEGDTSNCNTWLQKFQKKTPWVWRKLGWENGLASENRSGPLKGPASPQDHCEGEVTVDSSASEGRGSRRLVAKAKLCYILTKYQKPYHCVLKDCSSTFTKRCSLVRHLQTVHHYNRSQLCLEHEQDRDLQGIGAKKESAKPPRFPCKHNGCTKHFYSANSLWRHHRYEHHGSGKALSSQFSPSEKSTCLSEEPVPRFKCAQCNASYHLNSSLQRHNNNVHGRRSIPDPQSQQVRCEFEGCTRVFALQSNYKQHVFYRHYDYYDSLVLQLHNTQTKDGSASGCQKKLIVTCPKLPLRQSLRHCPKSQETIQQEDRVEAADEERVPESSEKSTKQSSKHRPLVFRTHEEALQMCQDRCLPEAYPCMVQDCDSVVTLFRSIRRHYVNCHKMSRFQFSRNQDKLAFTAEQLEELIQKKSVLPEASPTGVLKIECQAESENPGGPPHPMSLNSNTGDKSDGQDGLVFSEKTPSESNVLVAADDLLYGEPSSHAEDVPAANDHNDEDGSQRQSPPPPLIHALPLDLSPPPNLRIAVDECLVSLKESGAKLVSISSVPARQPLKRKNELSEPLTPATHAPNPMDVHAHTLTPCTFDLGAYKPMGFESSFLKFIQESKAKDEQHGLRPLHPHAKPRRDSHWRNCSVKENNERGALLTRSRRSRSAPLKPLHSPSEFGCVQDLSDILDNALTSCDDEAIKQLQYLRPVVVLERSKIFTS, encoded by the exons ATGGCGGACGGGGCTTCGGAGTCGGAGCCCGACTGGGGCGAGCGGATAATGCACTCGGCCGAGGACACGTTCCTGGTCATGGACAGCCTGCAGGCCACCCTGCAGCGGCTGGAGTGCGAGCTGCGCCAGCAGGACGTGTCGGAGAAGGCCTCCGGCGAGTACTGCAACAACTTCTGCCAG GCTCTGATGCACTATGCCGGGAGCAGGAACTCCATCGAGCATGGCCTGGCCCTGCTGGAGGTCTACTGCCTGTCCATCAACTGCTTCGCCGCCGCGAGACCCCACCTCACGGCGGCTTCGGACAACGTCGCTCTGGTGCTGAAGAGGCTGGCGCT GAGTTGCTTTGAGTTGCTGTTGTCTGTGCCTATAAGTGACATCCCCTATCATGCTTGGATGCAATTCCACCATTCCGTACAG GTGGCCCACGACTCTTTGATAGAGTATGGAAGCACAGACCTGCAGGCCTTGGTCCATATTACACAAGGAGGAGGGCCGTGGGAAATCCCTGTCCTCAGAAATCTCCTTGAAGGCCAGCCCATGGATACCCAGGAAC taaaTGGCCTCATTGCTTTGGAAGGAGAAAGTTTCATGGAGATGAGAATCAAACACCTAGAGAAATACGGAGAGGTCGAGAAGGCTTTGGCGTTGAACAAGGCATGCGCAAACTGCAACCTCATCCCCAACCAGGGCACCTTTCGCTACAACTTTGTGTCTCAGATGTGCAAGTTGTTGCCTAATGACGAGGCAATCATGGAG ATCTCCAGACTGGATGGTAAAGATGTCCTGGACTTAATCTGCAACATGGAAACGGACGGGGATGAAAACACAGCCTTCATCCTGTGCACCACATATTTTacccagcagctgcagcaggaaaaCCTCAACTGTGCTTG GGAACTTACACTTTTGTGGAGCAAGCTGCAACGAAGACTGGAGCTCTCCTTGGAGTCGTTTCTCGAACGCTGTCTCCAATTTGGTGCCATTGCTAAGACGGCCCACCACCTCCTTTTTCTTATCCAAGTTGTCCAGACAGAG GCAGTGCACCTAGGTCTGCCGATATCTGTTCAGCTGTGTGTCAAAGCGCTTCAGCTTCCAGGACAGGCAGACCCGGAGACGAAGATGGCCGTGTGCAAGACTGTGGCTTGTCTCCTGTGTGAAGATCTGGAGGTTCTCAGAGCCTGCCAGTTGACAGAGTTTCTGCTTGGCCCCTCCCAGCTCGCCCTTGCTTCAGTGGAAGAGCTGTATGTGCAGCCTGATCAGAAGTACGACGAAGAGAGTAGCATCATCCCTAATTCCCTCCGCTGCGAGTTGCTTCTTGCTCTCAAAGCGCACTGGCCTTTCGATCCCGAGTTTTGGGACTGGAAGACGCTCAGGCGATGCTGCGTCAGGCTGCTGGGACTGGagcctgaagaagaagaagaagaagaagaagaggaagagccATCTCAAGAGGTGAATCTGCCACTAGAAATAAAAGACGTTGAatgggaggaggagaaagaggatGATGAGGACGCAGAAGAACAGCAGGACTCCGATGATGAGGTAAGTGAAGAGACCTGCTCCATAAACAACTGCGGTGACGAAATCGACTGCACTAGAAAGACCGAGGAGAACCCCAAATTGTCCCCAAGCAAAAAAACTGGCTGCTCCGAAAGGTATTTACGGTGGCAGAAGTATAAAATCTACTGTCAGTTATGTGAAAAGGAGGTGATTGAGGCGCGGTTCTTCCATCACTGTCGAAAACATGTCAAGAACGGGGTGTTCACCTGCCCCGTATGCCTTCAGACGTTCCACGGGAAGCAGGAGTTTGTTAGTCACACAagccaacacatacacatgccgAACAAAGTGAGTCGGCCTCCGAagaagaaaaaggcaaaaaggaGGGTGGACTTGGAaaaggagatggaggaggacgAGCTAGACGAGCTAGAGCCTGCGGAGATGGCCTTAGACCCGTCCTTGTGGACGTACTACCAGTCCACGCAAGATCCCGACGTGCTGGATCACATTTTGGAGCAAACTGACTCGTTGCCTAAAAAGCCGGAAGACCAAGACCACATCACGTTTGAGTACATCAGCACTCACTTTGAACTGCAGGATCGCGAGGTGTACCCATGCCCTGCCACCAACTGCTCCAAGAACTTTAGACTCTTTAAGTACCTGAGTGTCCACCTGAAGGCGGAGCATGAGGACGCAGACGAAAGCGTGAGGCATTATTTTGCAATGAAAGACCGGCGCGAGAAGTGCCCCTTCTGCCGGCGGCATTTCGTGACCGCCTACCATCACCGCAGGCACCGGCGCGTGCATTACGGCGAAAGGCCGTACATGTGTGCGGTTTCCGACTGTGGTGCCAGGTTTAATACCACCAGCGAGCTGGTCGCACACAAGCAAGGCCACGGCTTCCGCCTCAGCTACCGGTGCGAGTTGCAAGGTTGCAGCCTGTCCTTCTGCGACCTGGGGCAGCTTTACCACCACGAGGCTCAGCACTTCCGTGACGCCGCATACAACTGTACCGGTCCCGGATGCAAAAAGTTCTACTACTCTCGCAAGGAATTCCTCAAGCACTTGGCCACGCATGGCATCTCTTTCACTGAGGAGGACTTCGAGGAACAGAGAAAGAGTAAACGGAAACTCGTGGATCCTGTGATGGAGGAGGTCTCCATGACCAATATGGCGGCCGTAACGTCTGTCGTCAACGGCATCCAGGAACATTCATCATCGGCTGGTTCCTTGCCCTCTCGCAACTTAGACTGCAAGGGTCTCACAGGTGCACTTACACATGTTGCTGTTTGCTTTGATGgaaaaatgttcacttgtggaTTTGAAAACTGTGGTAAGACTTTCACTAAAGCCAGAGATGTTCAAAGGCATCTGAAATGTGTTCATCCTGAACAGCTGGCGGCTGAGGAAAAGGGACACAAAAAACTTGAAAAGAGCTCAAAATTCAAAGCCACCAAAACTGATGAACGTGCCCAAGACGTAGATCTCCCCAGCCCTGGACCCAGTCCTGAAGATGTGTCCACCATAAACCTTGTTAATCCTCCTACGTCAGAATCAAATATAACCCCAGAAGATCTACTGTGCGACATTCTGCTTGGTCTTAGGGAGCTGAGTCTGAATTGCTCTAGCCCCAGGAAAGCTTGTCAACCCATCTCCAAAGTCACACCTGTGCCCTCTCCTCCTACCACAAGTGCCAGGTCCTCTTCCAAACCAAATAAAAAGACTGAATCGGATTCCACATGCCAATCTGAAGTTGAAACCGCCACCAGTTTGCCCCAGGAGGGTGAAGCGCAGAGTGCAGATACAGAGTCCCAGACAAATAATCTGATTAGCAGCTTTCTTGTTCTGTCCACGAACAAGCCGTACACCTGTGATGTCAAAGGCTGCAGCTATCAGAGTGTGACGAGCCGTGCTTTACTGCGTCACTATGTGACCAAGCATGACTACTCCAAAGAGGAAGTAAAGGCTACAAAGAAATTCCTGTCACACATGTTTAGGCCTTTTAAATGTCACCTCTGTCCCAAGAGCTATAAACAAAAGAAGGAGCTGCGACTACATTACCTTCAGATGCACAAAATCAGTGAGATAGTCCTAGAGCAGATGAGCTGCTCTGTAAAACGGAGAGAGGAGGCCAAGGAAGCAGAGCAACCAAAGGCCAGAGTGAAGCAAAACCTTCAGAAAGAGAAGTTGGAAGGGGACACTAGCAATTGCAACACATGGCTGCAGAAGTTCCAGAAGAAAACTCCTTGGGTGTGGAGAAAGCTTGGTTGGGAAAACGGACTGGCATCAGAGAACAGAAGTGGCCCGTTGAAAGGTCCAGCCTCGCCTCAGGATCATTGCGAAGGCGAGGTCACAGTGGATTCAAGTGCTTCAGAGGGAAGAGGAAGCAGACGCCTGGTAGCCAAGGCCAAACTGTGCTACATCCTGACAAAATACCAAAAGCCTTATCACTGTGTGCTCAAAGACTGCAGCTCCACCTTCACCAAGCGGTGTAGCCTGGTGCGTCATCTACAGACCGTGCACCACTACAACCGCTCGCAGTTGTGCTTGGAACACGAGCAGGATCGGGACTTGCAAGGCATCGGAGCCAAAAAGGAATCGGCCAAGCCGCCACGTTTTCCTTGCAAGCACAACGGCTGCACTAAGCACTTTTACAGTGCGAACAGCTTATGGCGCCATCATCGCTATGAGCACCATGGGAGTGGGAAGGCCCTCTCTTCCCAGTTCAGCCCTTCAGAAAAGTCCACGTGTCTCTCAGAAGAGCCCGTGCCGCGTTTCAAGTGTGCCCAGTGCAACGCCAGCTACCATCTCAATAGCAGCCTACAGCGGCACAACAACAACGTCCATGGCAGACGGTCCATCCCGGACCCCCAGTCTCAGCAGGTTCGCTGTGAGTTTGAAGGCTGCACGCGAGTGTTTGCCTTGCAGTCCAATTACAAGCAGCACGTGTTCTATCGGCATTATGACTACTACGATTCCCTGGTACTGCAACTTCACAACACCCAGACGAAGGATGGGTCGGCGAGTGGTTGCCAGAAGAAGTTGATTGTCACTTGCCCGAAGCTACCTCTCAGGCAGTCTTTGAGACACTGCCCCAAGTCCCAAGAAACCATCCAGCAAGAAGACCGCGTCGAAGCGGCTGATGAAGAAAGAGTCCCGGAGTCTTCGGAAAAGAGCACCAAACAATCTTCCAAGCATCGTCCTCTGGTCTTCCGCACTCACGAAGAAGCACTGCAGATGTGCCAAGACCGCTGTCTGCCTGAAGCCTACCCTTGCATGGTGCAGGACTGTGACTCGGTGGTCACCTTGTTCCGCAGCATCCGCCGTCATTATGTGAACTGCCACAAGATGTCACGTTTCCAGTTCTCCCGAAATCAGGACAAACTGGCATTCACTGCAGAGCAGCTTGAGGAGCTGATACAAAAGAAGTCGGTGCTGCCAGAGGCATCTCCCACTGGGGTGCTGAAGATCGAGTGCCAAGCAGAGTCTGAGAATCCTGGTGGTCCCCCACATCCAATGAGCCTTAACTCCAATACAGGGGACAAGAGTGATGGACAGGACGGCTTGGTCTTTTCAGAGAAGACACCATCAGAGAGTAACGTGCTGGTGGCTGCAGATGACCTGCTTTACGGGGAGCCCAGCAGTCACGCGGAGGACGTTCCAGCTGCAAACGACCACAACGACGAGGATGGGTCACAGAGACAatccccgccccctccccttaTACATGCTCTGCCTCTTGACCTCTCTCCACCACCAAATCTCAGAATTGCTGTCGACGAATGCCTGGTGAGTTTAAAAGAGAGCGGCGCCAAACTGGTTAGCATATCTTCTGTTCCAGCCCGTCAGCCGCTCAAAAGGAAAAACGAACTGTCAGAACCACTAACCCCAGCCACACATGCCCCGAACCCAATGGACGTCCATGCGCACACTTTGACCCCGTGCACGTTTGACTTGGGCGCGTACAAGCCAATGGGCTTCGAGTCTTCCTTCCTGAAGTTCATTCAGGAAAGCAAGGCGAAGGATGAGCAGCACGGACTGAGGCCACTTCACCCACACGCCAAACCGCGGCGAGACTCTCACTGGCGCAACTGCTCCGTAAAGGAGAACAACGAGAGAGGAGCCCTGCTCACGCGCAGCAGGCGGTCTAGGTCGGCCCCACTCAAGCCCTTACACTCGCCGAGCGAATTTGGCTGTGTCCAGGACCTCAGCGACATCTTGGACAATGCTTTGACCAGCTGCGACGATGAAGCCATCAAACAGCTGCAGTACCTCAGACCTGTAGTGGTTCTCGAAAGGTCTAAAATCTTTACTTCCTGA
- the zmpste24 gene encoding CAAX prenyl protease 1 homolog produces the protein MLRAALELSAADHIFHAVLLFSWTVYLWEAYLASRQRNIYRTTTHVPLELGKIMDADTFEKSRLYQLDKSNFGFWSGLYSETEGTLILLLGGIPLLWRVSVAVTAHFGLGPEYEITQSLVFLMLATLFSALTGLPWSLYNTFVIEEKHGFNQQTLGFFLKDAVKKFAVTQCILLPVTSLLLYIIKIGGDYFFIYAWLFTLAVSLVLVTIYADYIAPLFDKFTPLPEGELKDEIEKMARSISFPLTKVYVVEGSKRSSHSNAYFYGFFKNKRIVLFDTLLEDHSPLNKTSNSESNQTEEGSADGESNAKPKNKKQGCNNLEVLAVLGHELGHWKLGHTVKNIVISQMNSFLCFFLFAVLIGRKELFLAFGFNDSQPTLIGLMIIFQFIFSPYNELLSFCLTVLSRRFEFQADAFAKDMGRASELYSALIKLNKDNLGFPVADWIFSMWHYSHPPLLERLRALGGPKHD, from the exons ATGCTGCGGGCGGCGCTGGAGCTGTCGGCCGCGGACCACATCTTCCACGCCGTGCTGCTCTTCTCGTGGACGGTGTACCTGTGGGAAGCCTACCTCGCCTCCAGGCAG CGGAATATCTACAGAACGACCACCCACGTGCCACTGGAGTTGGGGAAGATCATGGATGCAGACACTTTCGAGAAGTCGCGACTCTATCAGCTGGACAAGAGCAACTTTGGCTTTTGGTCCGGACTGTATTCAGAGACTGAAGGGACG CTAATTCTCCTGCTCGGCGGGATTCCGCTCCTCTGGAGGGTCTCCGTTGCAGTGACTGCTCACTTTGGACTGGGACCAGAATATGAG ATAACACAGTCCTTAGTCTTCTTAATGCTGGCAACACTGTTCAGCGCCCTCACCGGCCTTCCGTGGAGCCTTTATAATACCTTCGTCATTGAGGAGAAGCACGGGTTTAATCAGCAG ACCCTCGGCTTCTTCCTGAAGGACGCCGTGAAGAAGTTCGCCGTGACGCAGTGCATCCTGCTGCCGGTGACCTCGCTGCTGCTCTACATAATTAAAATCGGCGGGGACTACTTCTTCATCTACGCCTGGCTCTTCACCCTGGCCGTCTCGCTG GTGCTGGTGACCATCTACGCCGACTACATCGCCCCGCTGTTTGACAAGTTCACGCCACTTCCGGAAGGAGAACTGAAGGACGAAATCGAAAAAATGGCCAGGTCCATCAGTTTCCCCCTGACCAAAGTTTATGTCGTAGAAG GTTCTAAACGGTCCTCTCACAGCAATGCCTATTTCTATGGTTTCTTCAAAAATAAGCGCATTGTGCTGTTCGACACCCTTCTGGAGGACCATTCGCCCCTAAACAAAACCAGCAACAGCGAAAGTAATCAGACCGAGGAGGGCAGTGCTGATGGGGAGAGCAACGCCAAGCCGAAG AACAAGAAACAAGGATGCAATAACTTGGAAGTGCTGGCTGTTCTTGGCCATGAACTTGGACATTGGAAGTTGGGCCATACAGTGAAGAACATTGTAATCAGCCAG ATGAACTCCTTCCTGTGCTTCTTTCTGTTTGCCGTTCTGATTGGTCGGAAGGAGCTTTTCCTCGCCTTTGGATTTAATGACAGCCAACCCACCCTTATTGGTCTCATGATCATTTTCCAATTCATCTTCTCCCCATATAATGAG CTGCTGTCCTTCTGTTTGACTGTTCTGAGCCGCAGGTTTGAGTTCCAGGCCGACGCCTTTGCAAAAGACATGGGCAGGGCTTCAGAGCTCTACTCGGCTCTCATCAAGCTCAACAAGGACAACCTGGGCTTCCCCGTGGCTGACTGGATCTTCTCCATGTGGCACTACTCCCACCCCCCCCTGCTGGAGCGCCTGCGGGCCCTGGGGGGGCCCAAACATGACTGA
- the rpl13a gene encoding large ribosomal subunit protein uL13: MADRFNKVLLLDGRGHLLGRLAAIVAKQVLLGHKVVVVRCEGINISGNFYRNKLKYLAFLRKRMNTNPSRGPYHFRAPSRIFWRTVRGMLPHKTKRGQAALERLKVFDGIPPPYDKRKRMVVPSALKIVRLKPTRKFALLGRLAHEVGWKYQAITATLEEKRKEKSKLRYASKKIQLKLARQATKNVESKIAKYTDVLKQYGVLV; encoded by the exons ATGGCGGACCGCTTCAATAAG GTTCTGCTCCTCGATGGCCGAGGCCACCTCCTCGGCCGCCTGGCTGCGATCGTGGCCaagcaggtgctgctgg GTCACAAAGTGGTGGTGGTGAGATGCGAGGGCATCAACATCTCCGGCAACTTCTACCGCAACAAAT TGAAGTACCTTGCTTTTCTGCGCAAGAGGATGAACACGAATCCTTCCCGTGGTCCATATCACTTCCGCGCTCCCAGCAGGATCTTCTGGAGGACAGTCAGGG GCATGCTTCCTCACAAAACCAAGAGGGGACAGGCCGCGTTGGAGAGGCTGAAGGTGTTTGATGGCATTCCTCCTCCTTATGACAAG AGAAAGCGCATGGTTGTGCCGTCTGCGCTGAAGATTGTTCGTCTGAAGCCCACTCGTAAG TTTGCCCTCCTTGGACGCCTGGCACATGAGGTCGGATGGAAGTACCAAGCAATCACCGCGACtctggaggagaagaggaaggagaagTCCAAGCTGCGCTACGCCAGCAAGAAGATTCAGCTCAAGCTGGCCAGGCAGGCCACGAAGAACGTCGAGAGCAAAATCGCCAAATACACCGATGTTCTGAAGCAGTATGGCGTGCTCGTTTGA